One region of Baekduia soli genomic DNA includes:
- a CDS encoding N-acyl homoserine lactonase family protein, with product MHLHALSCGRQTGRFRGRDADPLTIPTPVFLIEHPQGRVLVDTGLHPAMGHDPASRIGGLAKAFSFALGPGEDVGGRLAALGVDPAGLHALVLTHLHYDHAGGCGLVPPGVPLYVQAREWEAGRDPEAIATHAYVPADYAQDRTVHLLDGGHDLFGDGQVLLVPTPGHSAGHQSVLLTPGDGPSVLLCGDACYFADWLDTGRFPPWTWDREQERRSVDVLRGHRDRGARLVFGHDPVAWAQVPQAPARVF from the coding sequence ATGCACCTCCACGCCCTGTCCTGCGGCCGCCAGACCGGTCGCTTCCGCGGCCGCGACGCCGACCCGCTGACGATTCCCACGCCCGTGTTCCTCATCGAGCACCCGCAGGGCCGCGTGCTCGTCGACACGGGCCTGCACCCCGCGATGGGGCACGACCCGGCGTCGCGCATCGGCGGCCTGGCCAAGGCCTTCTCCTTCGCGCTGGGCCCGGGCGAGGACGTCGGCGGCCGGCTCGCCGCGCTCGGGGTCGACCCCGCCGGCCTGCACGCGCTCGTGCTCACCCACCTGCACTACGACCACGCCGGCGGCTGCGGCCTCGTGCCGCCCGGCGTGCCGCTCTACGTCCAGGCCCGCGAGTGGGAGGCCGGCCGCGACCCCGAGGCGATCGCGACCCACGCCTACGTGCCCGCCGACTACGCCCAGGACCGCACGGTGCACCTGCTCGACGGCGGCCACGACCTCTTCGGCGACGGGCAGGTCCTGCTCGTCCCGACGCCCGGCCACTCGGCGGGCCACCAGTCCGTGCTGCTGACGCCCGGCGACGGGCCGTCCGTGCTGCTGTGCGGCGACGCGTGCTACTTCGCCGACTGGCTGGACACCGGGCGCTTCCCGCCATGGACCTGGGACCGCGAGCAGGAGCGGCGGTCCGTGGACGTGCTGCGCGGGCACCGCGACCGTGGTGCGCGGCTCGTCTTCGGCCACGACCCCGTGGCCTGGGCGCAGGTGCCCCAGGCGCCCGCGCGGGTGTTCTGA
- a CDS encoding enoyl-CoA hydratase-related protein, with product MSDDLTLERRDGIAVLTLCAPQRRNALTPAMARAMTEACEEIDADASIGAVVVAGEGPYFCAGGDRPTLAAAGRDPSDPQVYRDMGAIYGAFARVGALEPPTIAAIRGGAVGAGLNLALATDLRVVADDAKLLSGFLPIGLHPGGGHSALLARGVGRETANAMQLFGATVVGAQAVELGLAWAAVPAADVDATALALAATPAADPELARRTARSMRTVAGPPALPWSAALELERASQMWSMRRKDLAG from the coding sequence ATGTCGGATGACCTCACGCTCGAACGCCGCGACGGCATCGCCGTCCTCACGCTGTGCGCCCCCCAGCGGCGCAACGCGCTCACGCCCGCGATGGCGCGGGCCATGACGGAGGCCTGCGAGGAGATCGACGCCGACGCGTCGATCGGCGCCGTGGTCGTCGCCGGCGAGGGCCCCTACTTCTGCGCCGGCGGCGACCGCCCGACGCTGGCCGCGGCCGGCCGCGACCCCTCCGACCCGCAGGTCTACCGCGACATGGGCGCGATCTACGGCGCGTTCGCTCGCGTCGGCGCGCTGGAGCCGCCGACGATCGCCGCCATCCGCGGCGGCGCGGTCGGTGCGGGCCTGAACCTCGCGCTGGCCACCGACCTGCGCGTCGTCGCCGACGACGCCAAGCTGCTGTCGGGCTTCCTGCCCATCGGCCTGCACCCGGGCGGCGGGCACTCCGCCCTGCTGGCCCGCGGGGTCGGGCGCGAGACGGCCAACGCCATGCAGCTGTTCGGCGCGACGGTCGTGGGCGCGCAGGCCGTCGAGCTCGGACTCGCCTGGGCCGCGGTCCCGGCCGCCGACGTCGACGCCACGGCGCTGGCGCTGGCCGCCACCCCCGCCGCCGACCCCGAGCTCGCCCGCCGCACCGCGCGGTCGATGCGCACGGTCGCCGGGCCGCCGGCGCTCCCCTGGTCCGCCGCGCTCGAGCTCGAGCGCGCCTCGCAGATGTGGTCCATGCGGCGCAAGGATCTCGCGGGCTAG
- a CDS encoding SDR family oxidoreductase: MTAGSPRAGRRPDGTPRRALVTGANGGIGRAIVQRLTDDGYEVVTMDVAGPADLVVDLVGDPMPTEALADIDVCISNAGVVDTLSPAHRMSAEKWALDIDVNLTGSFRVVQACLPGMRERRYGRIVLTSSVAAAIGARGQVAYCASKAGLIGMARAIASENVAHGITINCVLPGTIATPKVLAMPPEVVERVRDRFMPGGRHGEPEEVAGLMAYLASPEAGFVTAQSIIIDGGAHLGNVSLGDPGKGD, from the coding sequence ATGACCGCAGGATCTCCACGCGCCGGCCGGCGCCCGGACGGCACGCCGCGGCGTGCGCTGGTGACCGGCGCCAACGGCGGCATCGGGCGGGCGATCGTGCAGCGCCTGACCGACGACGGCTACGAGGTCGTCACGATGGACGTCGCCGGCCCCGCCGACCTGGTGGTCGACCTCGTCGGCGACCCGATGCCGACCGAGGCCCTGGCCGACATCGACGTGTGCATCTCCAACGCCGGCGTCGTCGACACGCTCTCGCCCGCGCACCGGATGAGCGCGGAGAAGTGGGCGCTGGACATCGACGTCAACCTCACCGGCTCGTTCCGCGTGGTACAGGCCTGCCTGCCGGGCATGCGCGAGCGTCGCTACGGGCGCATCGTGCTGACCTCGAGCGTCGCGGCGGCCATCGGCGCCCGCGGCCAGGTCGCCTACTGCGCGTCGAAGGCCGGCCTGATCGGCATGGCCCGGGCCATCGCGTCCGAGAACGTCGCCCACGGCATCACGATCAACTGCGTGCTGCCCGGGACGATCGCCACGCCGAAGGTGCTCGCGATGCCGCCCGAGGTCGTCGAGCGCGTCCGCGACCGCTTCATGCCCGGCGGCCGGCACGGCGAGCCCGAGGAGGTCGCCGGGCTCATGGCCTACCTCGCCTCCCCCGAGGCCGGGTTCGTCACGGCGCAGTCGATCATCATCGACGGGGGCGCGCACCTGGGCAACGTCTCGCTGGGCGACCCGGGAAAGGGGGACTAG
- the gndA gene encoding NADP-dependent phosphogluconate dehydrogenase: MGNDATAQANIGVVGLAVMGANLARNLAGREGNTVAVFNRSPERTRRLVDEHPEAGFVASEDLDAFVASLTVPRTAIIMVQAGAGTDAVIDQLADRFEAGDIIVDGGNANFQDTIRREHALRERGLNFVGAGISGGEEGALNGPSIMPGGSAEAYATLGPILESIAAVAEGEPCVTHVGTDGAGHFVKMIHNGIEYADMQLIGESYDLLRRVGGHDTDAIADVFAAWNDGDLESYLIEITAEVLRHRDAETGTPLVDLIVDEAGSKGTGVWTVQNAVGLGIPVGGIAEAVFARAVSSKPEQRAAVRGVVGARPELPEVGEDFEDDVRAALYASKVVAYAQGFDAIIAGAREYDWDIHLGDIAKIWRGGCIIRARFLNRIVEAYDRDTTPATLLEDPYFADVVARGDAAWRRIVAIAAQAGVPAPGFSSALAYYDALASERLPASLIQAQRDFFGAHTYRRVDRPGTFHTLWSADRSEVQED; this comes from the coding sequence ATGGGCAACGACGCGACAGCACAGGCGAACATCGGCGTGGTCGGGCTGGCCGTGATGGGCGCGAACCTCGCGCGCAACCTGGCCGGCCGAGAGGGCAACACGGTCGCCGTGTTCAACCGCTCCCCCGAGCGCACGCGGCGCCTGGTCGACGAGCATCCCGAGGCGGGGTTCGTGGCCTCGGAGGACCTCGACGCGTTCGTGGCCTCGCTGACGGTGCCGCGCACGGCCATCATCATGGTCCAGGCCGGCGCGGGCACCGACGCGGTCATCGACCAGCTCGCCGACCGCTTCGAGGCCGGCGACATCATCGTCGACGGCGGCAACGCGAACTTCCAGGACACGATCCGGCGCGAGCACGCGCTGCGCGAGCGCGGGCTGAACTTCGTCGGCGCCGGGATCTCCGGCGGCGAGGAGGGCGCGCTCAACGGCCCTTCGATCATGCCCGGCGGCTCGGCCGAGGCCTACGCGACGCTGGGGCCGATCCTCGAGTCGATCGCCGCGGTCGCCGAGGGCGAGCCGTGCGTCACACACGTCGGCACCGACGGCGCCGGCCACTTCGTCAAGATGATCCACAACGGCATCGAGTACGCCGACATGCAGCTCATCGGCGAGTCCTATGACCTGCTCCGGCGCGTGGGCGGCCACGACACCGACGCGATCGCCGACGTCTTCGCCGCGTGGAACGACGGCGACCTCGAGTCCTACCTCATCGAGATCACCGCCGAGGTCCTGCGCCACCGCGACGCGGAGACCGGCACGCCGCTCGTCGACCTCATCGTCGACGAGGCGGGCTCCAAGGGGACCGGCGTGTGGACCGTGCAGAACGCGGTCGGACTGGGCATCCCGGTCGGCGGCATCGCCGAGGCGGTCTTCGCCCGGGCGGTGTCCAGCAAGCCCGAGCAGCGCGCCGCGGTGCGGGGCGTCGTGGGGGCGCGCCCGGAGCTCCCCGAGGTCGGCGAGGACTTCGAGGACGACGTGCGCGCGGCGTTGTACGCCTCCAAGGTGGTGGCCTACGCCCAGGGCTTCGACGCGATCATCGCCGGCGCCCGGGAGTACGACTGGGACATCCACCTCGGCGACATCGCCAAGATCTGGCGCGGCGGCTGCATCATCCGGGCGCGTTTCCTGAACCGCATCGTCGAGGCCTACGACCGCGACACGACCCCGGCCACGCTGCTGGAGGACCCGTACTTCGCCGACGTGGTCGCCCGGGGCGACGCGGCCTGGCGGCGGATCGTCGCGATCGCGGCCCAGGCCGGCGTGCCGGCGCCCGGGTTCTCCTCGGCCCTGGCCTACTACGACGCGCTGGCCTCCGAGCGGCTGCCCGCGTCGCTCATCCAGGCCCAGCGCGACTTCTTCGGCGCCCACACCTACCGGCGCGTCGACCGGCCCGGCACGTTCCACACCCTGTGGTCGGCCGACCGCTCCGAGGTCCAGGAGGACTAG
- a CDS encoding LLM class flavin-dependent oxidoreductase, with product MATAATPPVGLLFTGAPAIPEMVALARQAEDRGFDSIWIAETRMTRDAFVPAAAIAQVTERVRIGTGIVNVYTRNPVVLAISFLGLDELAPGRILAGLGTGSPRVLAPQGVPFHRPLTRLREYCEVLPPLMRGEPVSYDGTTVTLDGARIEDVLAAGAGTARAELPLWLAATGPKAMRYAGGVADGMLMNVCLPTTYVESRLELLEAGARDAGRTLDDVEVAMAVLTCADDDEQAARDAARRFIGLYLGAMPNIAQETGLPQRVLDDVGNALAGEGLEAAARLVPEEAIDLLAAAGTPEQCRRRLDAYREAGIDLVVLTPLEGTIGPTIDLMAPVAG from the coding sequence TTGGCCACCGCCGCCACCCCACCCGTCGGCCTCCTCTTCACCGGCGCACCCGCCATCCCCGAGATGGTCGCGCTCGCGCGCCAGGCCGAGGACCGGGGCTTCGACTCGATCTGGATCGCCGAGACGCGCATGACGCGCGACGCGTTCGTGCCGGCCGCGGCGATCGCCCAGGTCACCGAGCGGGTCCGCATCGGGACCGGCATCGTCAACGTCTACACGCGCAACCCCGTCGTGCTGGCCATCAGCTTCCTCGGGCTCGACGAGCTGGCGCCGGGGCGGATCCTCGCGGGCCTGGGCACGGGCTCGCCGCGCGTGCTGGCCCCGCAGGGCGTCCCGTTCCACCGCCCGCTGACCCGCCTGCGCGAGTACTGCGAGGTCCTGCCGCCGCTCATGCGCGGCGAGCCCGTGTCCTACGACGGCACGACGGTCACCCTGGACGGCGCACGCATCGAGGACGTCCTGGCCGCCGGCGCCGGTACGGCGCGCGCCGAGCTGCCGCTCTGGCTGGCCGCGACCGGGCCCAAGGCCATGCGCTACGCCGGCGGCGTGGCCGACGGCATGCTCATGAACGTGTGCCTGCCGACGACCTACGTCGAGTCGCGCCTCGAGCTCCTGGAGGCCGGCGCCCGGGACGCCGGGCGCACCCTGGACGACGTCGAGGTCGCGATGGCGGTCCTGACCTGCGCCGACGACGACGAGCAGGCGGCCCGCGACGCGGCGCGCCGGTTCATCGGCCTCTACCTGGGGGCGATGCCGAACATCGCGCAGGAGACCGGCCTGCCGCAGCGGGTCCTCGACGACGTGGGCAACGCGCTGGCCGGCGAGGGCCTGGAGGCTGCGGCGCGGCTCGTCCCCGAGGAGGCGATCGACCTCCTGGCCGCGGCCGGGACGCCCGAGCAGTGCCGCCGGCGCCTCGACGCCTACCGCGAGGCGGGGATCGACCTCGTGGTGCTCACCCCGCTGGAGGGCACGATCGGGCCGACGATCGACCTGATGGCGCCCGTCGCCGGCTGA
- a CDS encoding MarR family winged helix-turn-helix transcriptional regulator → MAHLHVFGNIRAGGTRLSDLAAWAAMTRPATAELIDQLEAQGLVERRPDPSDARAKLIVLTAAGWDAIRAGRAIIAGIEADYARRVGRERFETMCWTLQDLLDDLNGAPVRAAADPA, encoded by the coding sequence ATGGCGCATCTGCACGTCTTCGGCAACATCCGCGCCGGGGGGACGCGGCTGAGCGACCTGGCCGCCTGGGCCGCGATGACACGCCCGGCGACGGCCGAGCTCATCGACCAGCTCGAGGCCCAGGGGCTCGTCGAGCGGCGGCCCGACCCGAGCGACGCCCGCGCCAAGCTCATCGTGCTCACGGCCGCGGGCTGGGACGCGATCCGCGCGGGCCGCGCCATCATCGCCGGCATCGAGGCCGACTACGCGCGGCGCGTGGGGCGGGAGCGCTTCGAGACCATGTGCTGGACCTTGCAGGACCTGCTCGACGATCTCAACGGCGCGCCGGTGCGCGCAGCGGCCGACCCGGCCTGA
- a CDS encoding class I SAM-dependent methyltransferase, with translation MPATPAGRRSHPVFARAWSVMGPQAMPREDRAQLVAGLAGEVLEVGAGDGLSFAHYPATVTALTAVEPEPHLRAGAERRARDAPVAVTVLDGTAEDLPVPSAAFDAAVTCLVLCSVTDQAQALAELVRVLRPGGELRFYEHVVGHGGVGAALQRGLDRSGLWPRLGAGCHLARDTGAAMAAAGLTIEACRRFSSGGLPHIAGVARRA, from the coding sequence GTGCCCGCCACCCCGGCCGGCCGCCGCTCGCACCCGGTGTTCGCCCGGGCGTGGTCGGTCATGGGGCCGCAGGCCATGCCGCGCGAGGACCGCGCGCAGCTCGTCGCGGGCCTCGCGGGCGAGGTGCTCGAGGTGGGCGCCGGCGACGGCCTGAGCTTCGCGCACTACCCGGCGACGGTCACGGCGCTGACGGCCGTCGAGCCCGAGCCCCACCTGCGCGCCGGCGCGGAGCGGCGCGCGCGCGACGCGCCCGTGGCGGTCACGGTGCTCGACGGGACCGCCGAGGACCTGCCGGTGCCCTCGGCGGCGTTCGACGCCGCGGTCACGTGCCTCGTCCTGTGCTCGGTGACCGACCAGGCGCAGGCCCTCGCCGAGCTCGTGCGCGTGCTGCGCCCCGGCGGCGAGCTGCGCTTCTACGAGCACGTCGTCGGCCACGGCGGCGTGGGCGCGGCGCTGCAGCGCGGGCTGGACCGCTCCGGGCTGTGGCCGAGGCTGGGCGCCGGCTGTCACCTGGCCCGCGACACGGGTGCGGCGATGGCCGCGGCGGGGCTGACGATCGAGGCCTGCCGGCGCTTCTCCAGCGGCGGCCTGCCGCACATCGCCGGCGTGGCGCGGCGAGCGTGA
- a CDS encoding SDR family NAD(P)-dependent oxidoreductase, producing the protein MSTGSGPLTGRRIVITGAAGGIGLTLARRCVGDGAAVALVDADPRVLELASELGGVGFAVDITDRSTAPSTLAEAAAQLGGVDGLANVAGAQRDGDAVHTTDEVWDLVLAVNLTAPWVWSRAAIPHMLKAGRGSIVNVASIAASHALPSAVSYVTSKTGLLGLTRSIAVDFGRQGIRCNSVSPGTIETDFFRDYARRNPDVARRLEDLNFAGRFGTADEVAACCAYLLGDESGFVNGTDVAIDGGRAAASVVPRDG; encoded by the coding sequence ATGAGCACCGGGAGCGGCCCGCTGACGGGCCGGCGCATCGTGATCACCGGGGCGGCCGGCGGGATCGGGCTGACCCTCGCGCGCCGCTGCGTGGGCGACGGGGCGGCCGTCGCGCTCGTCGACGCCGACCCGCGCGTGCTGGAGCTGGCCTCCGAGCTGGGCGGTGTGGGCTTCGCCGTCGACATCACCGACCGCTCGACGGCGCCCTCGACGCTCGCCGAGGCGGCCGCGCAGCTGGGCGGCGTCGACGGCCTGGCCAACGTCGCCGGCGCCCAGCGCGACGGCGACGCCGTCCACACCACCGACGAGGTCTGGGACCTCGTGCTCGCCGTCAACCTCACCGCGCCGTGGGTGTGGTCGCGGGCCGCGATCCCGCACATGCTGAAGGCCGGCCGCGGCAGCATCGTCAACGTCGCGTCGATCGCCGCCTCCCATGCCCTGCCGTCGGCCGTCTCCTACGTGACGTCCAAGACCGGCCTGCTCGGGCTGACGCGCAGCATCGCCGTCGACTTCGGGCGCCAGGGGATCCGCTGCAACTCGGTCTCGCCCGGCACGATCGAGACCGACTTCTTCCGCGACTACGCCCGGCGCAACCCCGACGTCGCCCGCCGCCTCGAGGACCTCAACTTCGCCGGGCGGTTCGGCACGGCCGACGAGGTCGCGGCCTGCTGCGCCTATCTCCTGGGCGACGAGTCCGGCTTCGTCAACGGGACCGACGTGGCCATCGACGGGGGCCGCGCGGCGGCCAGCGTCGTGCCGCGGGACGGCTGA